One Syntrophorhabdus sp. genomic window, CATCGAGCCTGTGATGTCCGTCGGCGATGTAGATGCGTTTTGTGTCGAGAATGGCGGCCATGGCTCCGATCGAGTCGGGGTCCGTGATCCGGTGGAACCTGGTCATTATGGACTGCTCGTCGGTGAATTCGAAGAGCGGCTGTGCCGGTGCGGTGTCGAGCAGGTGCCGGACCTGCTTTTCCCTGTCATCGTAAAGGCCGAAGATGAAGCTGGTATAGGTCTTCAGGGTGCCGATGAGCTGCTCCCTGTCGGCCTTTGCCTTCTTGCGCGTCTGTTCGTGTGTCAGGATGCGTTCCCTGTCGAGCCTGTGGAGCCCGATAAAGCCCTTCCTGAGGTACGTCGCCGACTGAATGGTGAATTCCTGCTCGTAAACATAGATGGACTCGCCGGGATCGGACACGAGAACACCCTTCGAGAGCCAGTCATCGAGGGTGCTCTTCGCGTTCCGGTACCTGTCCATGCCGGGCAGGTCCCGGGGAAGCTCCAGTCGTATGGCGTTGAAGGGATTCTTCGCGTAATAGGGCTCTGTATCCTCGATCACGTCGTACGGAGGGCAGACGAGATCGGCAATGCCGTCGGTCTTTCGGGTGTTATAGAGTATTCCCTTGAATGGTTTCATCGGTCTTGCCTGCCCGGGGATCTGCTGAATCTGTGTAACATACGTTGGCGGGTCCTGTCAAAGTTTTCAGGCCGGTCATTTTCCAAGTAAACTGTTGACAGGGCGCGGCGGGTTATGTTTTAAATTTACACATTGCCGAGGTAGCTCAGTCGGTAGAGCAGGGGACTGAAAATCCCCGTGTCAGCGGTTCAATTCCGTTCCTCGGCATTTTCCTTTTCTTCGTTCCCCGGCTCTTTTCGAGCCCGATCCCATGTCTTTCGATTGTGACAGAAGAATGATTGTGCTACAATAGCACTTGCGGCGGTTTTGAAGACGTTTCCGACGGATAGGATGGCGCGAGTTCGTTTCATGGAGCACAGGACAATTCATTTGACAGGACATGTCCGGCAGTTGCTGGTCGTTTGTTCCTTCCTTCTTTTCCTCGTCCCCGGGCCGGGTGTCTGCATCACTCTCGACGAAGCGATAAAGAACGGTCTCGGAGAATCCTATGTCATGAAGGAACAGGAGGAGTTCGTCAAGAGATCGCGGTTCTCCTACATATCGTCCATAGATCCTTTTCTGCCGCAGGCCCAGATCGGGTCCTCCTACATACGGACCATATCTCCCATGACGCCGATAAGCACGTACACGGGCAACTTGAGGGACACCACCGATTCCCGTGACGCGTTCACGTTCAGCGGTTCCATCTCCTGGCGGGTCTTCGACGGCGGTGAGCGGTGGGCGAAGCGAAAGGGTGCGTTCGCGGTCTGGGAACGGGAGAAGGAACGTTTCAAGAGCGTCAGGGAAGACGTCGTATACAACATCAAGAGCGCGTTCTATCTCGCTCTCGGGACAAAGTCCATCGTCGGGAAGAGGCAGGAGGCGCTGCAGGCCGCGCAGAAGATACACAACCTCACCCGCGGGAGATACGAAGAAGGGGTCGCGAAGAAAAGCGAGCTGCTGCAGGCGGAGGTCCGCTTCCTCAACGCCAGGATCGATCTGCAGAGGGCCAGGAAGGAGTATGAAAAATCGCTGGAATCGGTGAGGTCGCTCATCATCGTCCCGGCGCCGGACCCCTTCGATGTCGAGGGCGCGCTTTCGGCCCCTTCCTTCACGGCCGATCAGAAGAGCCTGAACGACAGGGCCCTTGCGGCAAAACCGGAGATCATAACGCAGCAAAAGGAAATAGACAGGCTGATGAGGGTGTACGACGAGAAAAGGAGCGCCTGGTATCCCAAAATAGACACGACCCTTCAGCAGACCAGGCAGGACAGCCGGTTCTTCCCTGACGGCAGGACGGACGCCTTCATGGTCAGTCTTTCCTTTCCCCTCTTTGACGGGGTCGGCCGGTACTACAACATGCAGGGGGCCATGAGCGACGTCAATGCGGCCCGCCAGAGATTGGCCGAGACCAAAAGGACGACCAGCCTCGACATCGCGAGGGCGGTCAAGGACTACGAACTGAGCGTCGCGGATGTGAAGATGTACGGGGAACTCGTCCGTGAGGCGACCTCGAACTTCAACCAGCTTTACGGCGAGTACATGGAAGGGAAAGGCGACATACTGAACCTTCTCCAGAGCGAGAAGGACCTTGCTTCGGCCAACGAGAGCTACGTCAGCTCCCTGGCGAAGGCCCGGGTTTCGCTGGCCTACCTCGAAAAAGCGGCCTACCTCGGGGACCAGGGACAATGAAAAGAAAGATCCTGTACGCGATCGCGGCTCTCTGCCTCATCGTCCTCATCGTTTTCTTCGTTACCCGAAAAGGCGACAGGCCAAAGGAAGGAGAACCCTTCACGGTGAAGCGCGCCAATGTTGTTTATTCCACGGAACAGACGGGTATCATCAAGGCCCAGGTGGGAGCCATCGTCAAGGTCGGCACCCGCGCAACGGGGACCCTGAACAGGCTCAAGTTCCAGGTG contains:
- a CDS encoding DUF1015 domain-containing protein, with the protein product MKPFKGILYNTRKTDGIADLVCPPYDVIEDTEPYYAKNPFNAIRLELPRDLPGMDRYRNAKSTLDDWLSKGVLVSDPGESIYVYEQEFTIQSATYLRKGFIGLHRLDRERILTHEQTRKKAKADREQLIGTLKTYTSFIFGLYDDREKQVRHLLDTAPAQPLFEFTDEQSIMTRFHRITDPDSIGAMAAILDTKRIYIADGHHRLDVSYRLGVPYAPFYLTDMYDEGIVILPYHRLVRFNHKRPLAELIAALESCMTIERRPFTGDDALEGALSAVAASPRPAFAFFSADDRQHLYTAVERSPLPMYNSPDLHDSLKRLKVNVIHSGVIRGILGIRDDEISFTEDHGWSVDSVRNASSDLAFFLPPTTVDEVRDIAENGLDMPPKSTFFYPKILTGLVFYRYA
- a CDS encoding TolC family protein; its protein translation is MTGHVRQLLVVCSFLLFLVPGPGVCITLDEAIKNGLGESYVMKEQEEFVKRSRFSYISSIDPFLPQAQIGSSYIRTISPMTPISTYTGNLRDTTDSRDAFTFSGSISWRVFDGGERWAKRKGAFAVWEREKERFKSVREDVVYNIKSAFYLALGTKSIVGKRQEALQAAQKIHNLTRGRYEEGVAKKSELLQAEVRFLNARIDLQRARKEYEKSLESVRSLIIVPAPDPFDVEGALSAPSFTADQKSLNDRALAAKPEIITQQKEIDRLMRVYDEKRSAWYPKIDTTLQQTRQDSRFFPDGRTDAFMVSLSFPLFDGVGRYYNMQGAMSDVNAARQRLAETKRTTSLDIARAVKDYELSVADVKMYGELVREATSNFNQLYGEYMEGKGDILNLLQSEKDLASANESYVSSLAKARVSLAYLEKAAYLGDQGQ